One segment of Daphnia magna isolate NIES linkage group LG2, ASM2063170v1.1, whole genome shotgun sequence DNA contains the following:
- the LOC116918046 gene encoding OTU domain-containing protein 3: MARKKEDKDGKYKRITNKSKKSSRDIKDVDSDVIKSQLLTLGLTLREVPGDGNCLFRALGDQLDGHMGNHYRHRQDTTTYMLDHREDFQPFVEDDLPFEKHISELSQSGTYAGNDAIVAFARLHQVTIVIHQPNTPLWQIKGWETCETLQTTEKNKKRKNYNNVLSSHQLHIAYHGGDHYDSVRRLGDTSHIPANIQINVESEVHEGTNQSPNTTDRVRDYASCNIHEIDHTEEAANEIEREAIIRSGCQDLTIVRQLLYNNFGNIDATVEDLLALTLTPVESQEAKFEHLSSGGRTKTGFSRKQLERIRKQERKRAGDARRKPPNATKETLEEATIIGKVQCLNI, translated from the exons ATGGCCAGGAAGAAGGAAGATAAGGATGGAAAATATAAGCGAATAACGAATAAGTCAAAAAAATCTTCTCGCGATATTAAGGACGTCGATTCTGATGTTATAAAATCCCAATTATTAACTCTGGGATTAACCTTGAGGGAGGTACCTGGTGACGG GAACTGTCTATTTCGTGCGTTAGGCGATCAATTAGATGGTCATATGGGCAACCACTACAGACACAGGCAAGACACAACAACCTACATGCTAGATCACAGAGAAGATTTCCAGCCTTTTGTAGAAGATGATCTTCCTTTCGAAAAGCACA TCAGTGAACTGAGTCAGTCAGGTACATATGCAGGGAATGATGCAATTGTTGCATTTGCAAGACTTCACCAG GTGACAATTGTGATTCATCAACCAAACACCCCCCTTTGGCAAATTAAAGGTTGGGAAACATGTGAAACCCTTCAAaccacagaaaaaaacaaaaaaaggaaaaattataataatgtTCTATCATCCCATCAACTTCATATTGCGTACCATGGAGGGGATCACTATGACAGTGTCAGGCGATTGGGAGACACCAGCCATATCCCTGCAAATATTCAAATCAACGTTGAGAGTGAGGTGCATGAGGGAACAAACCAGAGCCCAAACACAACCGATCGTGTGCGGGATTACGCTTCCTGTAACATTCACGAAATTGATCATACGGAGGAAGCA GCAAacgaaattgaacgagaaGCTATAATTCGTTCAGGATGCCAGGATCTCACGATTGTTCGCCAGTTACTTTATAATAACTTTGGAAACATTGATGCCACCGTCGAAGATCTGTTGGCTTTGACATTAACCCCCGTAGAAAGCCAAGAAGCTAAATTCGAGCATCTGTCTTCTGGTGGACGTACGAAAACCGGCTTCAGTCGAAAGCAGCTAGAGAGGATTCGTAAACAAGAGCGAAAACGTGCTGGTGATGCCAGAAGAAAACCGCCTAATGCTACCAAAGAAACGCTAGAAGAAGCCACCATAATTGGCAAAGTTCAGTGCCTAAACATAtaa
- the LOC116918045 gene encoding glutathione S-transferase LANCL1 gives MYTWSLVKKDDRSFVNPFLSSDQQHSWNQTDEEFLKHLKSVVKKLMAQWEKHVKAEIDYTGSTNWSDYSVYTGKSGYALLYFEAGKMLNSPEYIEQAFFMAEKCTMHLHKPNAKDLTFLTGVSGPLALAAACAHSLRQPEKEHHFLHRLQTLYRSFEVLTNSSDDMPDELLYGRAGCLFSLLYMKQHCHEKVNDDLIASVAKAIIGSGRRLANEMQLRGFITPPLMFEWHKQKYLGPAHGFAGILYLLLQITDYLEPGVVEDDIRLCLDFLLETRFPSGNFPSSLDSERDRLVQWCHGAPGFIHCFIAAAKVYNSDLYLSAAKQCADVTWERGILTKGVGLCHGISGNALAILHLYKHTKDPVYLYRAYKFSEIVMDDRPHEFRTPDRPLSLFEGTAGVILFLMNLLDPEKFACSFPGYQLNALDKK, from the exons ATGTATACCTGGTCTCTAGTAAAAAAAGATGATCGCTCATTTGTTAACCCTTTTCTTTCATCCGACCAGCAACATAGTTGGAATCAA aCAGATGAGGAATTTCTGAAACATCTCAAATCAGTGGTTAAAAAACTAATGGCACAATGGGAAAAACATGTGAAGGCAGAAATTGACTATACTGGAAGCACCAACTGGAGTGACTATTCAGTATACACAGGAAAATCTGGATATGCCTTGTTATACTTTGAAGCGGGAAAGATGTTGAATTCTCCAGAATACATAGAACAGGCTTTTTTCATGGCTGAAAAATGCACAATGCATTTGCACAAACCAAATGCGAAAGACCTTACTTTCCTGACTGGAGTTAGCGGACCTCTTGCTTTAGCTGCTGCATGTGCTCATTCCCTCAGGCAACCAGAGAAAGAGCACCATTTTCTTCATCG GTTGCAGACATTGTACCGATCTTTTGAAGTTCTTACCAATAGCAGCGATGATATGCCCGACGAGCTCCTGTATGGACGAGCTGGTTGTCTATTTTCGTTATTATACATGAAACAGCATTGCCACGAGAAGGTCAATGATGATTTGATTGCAAGCGTCGCTAAAGCCATCATTGGCTCCGGCAGACGCTTAGCCAACGAAATGCAGCTGAGAGGGTTCATAACACCCCCACTGATGTTTGAATGgcataaacaaaaatatctCGGACCAGCACACGGATTCGCTGGTATACTTTATCTTCTTCTGCAG atTACGGATTACCTGGAACCCGGTGTCGTGGAGGACGACATACGTCTTTGTTTAGATTTTCTCCTCGAAACCCGCTTTCCTAGTGGAAATTTCCCGTCGTCTTTAGACAGTGAGCGCGATCGCCTTGTCCagtggtgtcatggagctccAGGATTTATTCACTGTTTCATAGCAGCCGCCAAG gtTTACAATTCTGATTTGTACCTGTCAGCAGCTAAACAATGCGCCGATGTAACTTGGGAGCGTGGAATTTTGACCAAAGGTGTTGGCCTTTGCCATGGCATCTCAGGGAACGCTCTCGCCATTCTTCATCTTTACAAACATACGAAAGATCCTGTTTATTTGTACCGTGCATATAAATTTAGTGAAATCGTTATGGACGATCGTCCGCACGAGTTCCGGACCCCGGACCGACCCTTATCACTTTTCGAAGGCACAGCTGGTGTAATCTTGTTCTTAATGAATTTGCTGGATCCAGAGAAATTCGCTTGCAGCTTCCCTGGCTACCAGCTAAATGCACTTGACAAAAAATAG